Proteins from a genomic interval of Benincasa hispida cultivar B227 chromosome 7, ASM972705v1, whole genome shotgun sequence:
- the LOC120081945 gene encoding uncharacterized protein LOC120081945 produces MGDEVESRRRRRRRLILENFLTREECRELEFIHKSCCTVGYRPNVFSTTLLHLVATNSAHLIMPFVPIRERLKEKAEEFFGCHYELFVEFTGLISWTRGASIGWHSDDNRPYLKQRDFSAVCYLNSYGVEFGGGLFHFQDGEPETISPFCGDCVMYTADSDNVHSVDEITNGERLTLTLWLTRDSSHDEDSKLLSLLSQSHLHDRLPDSRLPQPPSCNMYWFSLEDDPNFKSGFDICWARLHALGYDIYFRGDHSFSEYPDLFSRDVQLVQGNKLFFQEFENILHLLQVVQFLCWKGKELDSTNIKEDSSYAEYLSPKRNVGVSYFKSEFSKDDVLAESVFSSATSDGKENQHWLGWDKLAAAAAAWEDYASILRRELLGSLSYWRNSQSIYSVSLSS; encoded by the exons ATGGGAGACGAAGTGGAGAgccggcggcggcggcggcggcgtcTTATTCTGGAAAATTTCTTAACCCGTGAAGAATGCAGGGAACTGGAGTTCATTCATAAGAGCTGCTGTACGGTGGGTTATAGACCAAACGTCTTCTCCACCACTCTTTTGCATCTTGTTGCTACTAACTCTGCTCATTTGATCATGCCTTTTGTTCCAATTAGAG AGAGGTTGAAGGAGAAAGCGGAGGAATTCTTTGGTTGTCATTATGAACTCTTTGTCGAGTTCACTGGCTTGATcag CTGGACCAGGGGAGCAAGCATTGGATGGCATAGTGATGATAACAGACCCTATCTAAAACAACGTGACTTTTCA GCAGTGTGTTACTTGAATAGTTATGGAGTTGAATTCGGAGGTGGGCTGTTTCACTTTCAGGACGGGGAACCAGAAACTATCTCACCTTTTTGTGGA GATTGTGTGATGTACACGGCTGACAGCGACAATGTTCATTCTGTTGATGAG ATAACCAATGGAGAAAGGCTTACACTGACATTATGGCTCACCCGTGATAGTTCCCATGATGAAGATTCAAAACTCCTTTCCCTTCTTTCACAAAGCCATTTGCACGATCGTCTTCCTGACTCACGCCTACCGCAGCCTCCATCCTGTAATATGTATTGGTTTTCACTGGAAGACGATCCAAATTTCAAGTCCGGTTTTGATATATGCTGGGCAAGACTGCATGCGCTTGGATACGATATCTATTTTCGTGGGGACCATAGTTTTTCAGAGTATCCAGATTTATTCTCACGGGACGTACAATTAGTACAGGGAAATAAGTTATTCTTTCAGGAATTTGAGAACATCCTGCATTTGCTTCAG GTAGTGCAGTTCCTGTGTTGGAAAGGCAAAGAACTTGATTCTACCAACATCAAGGAGGATTCAAGCTATGCAGAATATTTATCCCCAAAGAGGAATGTGGGAGTCAGTTACTTTAAATCCGAGTTTTCGAAGGATGATGTGTTGGCCGAATCGGTCTTCTCATCTGCTACTTCTGATGGCAAGGAGAACCAACACTGGCTGGGGTGGGACAAGCTTGCTGCTGCTGCAGCAGCTTGGGAAGATTATGCTTCCATTTTAAGGAGAGAACTCCTTGGGAGCTTGAGCTATTGGAGAAACAGTCAATCCATATACAGTGTTTCACTTAGTAGCTGA